From a region of the Pongo abelii isolate AG06213 chromosome 9, NHGRI_mPonAbe1-v2.0_pri, whole genome shotgun sequence genome:
- the BCO2 gene encoding carotenoid-cleaving dioxygenase, mitochondrial, protein MVHRLPVFKRYMGNTPQKKAVFGQCRGLPCVAPLLTTVEEAPRGISARVWGHFPKWLNGSLLRTGPGKFEFGKDKYNHWFDGMALLHQFRMAKGTVTYRSKFLQSDTYKANSAKNRIVISEFGTLALPDPCKNVFERFMSRFELPGKAAAMTDNTNVNYVRYKGDYYLCTETNFMNKVDIETLEKTEKVDWSKFIAVNGATAHPHYDPDGTAYNMGNSFGPYGFSYKVIRVPPEKVDLGETIHGAQVICSIASTEKGKPSYYHSFGMTRNYIIFIEQPLKMNLWKIATSKIRGKAFSDGISWEPQCNTWFHVVDKRTGQLLPGRYYSKPFVTFHQINAFEDQGCVIIDLCCQDNGRTLEVYQLQNLRKAGEGLDQVYNSAAKSFPRRFVLPLNVSLNAPEGDNLSPLSYTSASAVKQADGTIWCSHENLHQEDLEKEGGIEFPQIYYDQFSGKKYHFFYGCGFRHLVGDSLIKVDVVNKTLKVWREDGFYPSEPVFVPAPGTNEEDGGVILSVVITPNQNESNFLLVLDAKNFEELGRAEVPVQMPYGFHGTFIPI, encoded by the exons TTTTCAAAAGGTACATGGGAAATACTCCTCAGAAAAAAGCTGTCTTTGGGCAGTGTCGGGGTCTGCCATGTGTTGCACCGCTGCTGACCACAGTGGAAGAGGCTCCACGGGGCATCTCTGCTCGAGTCTGGGGACATTTTCCTAAGTGGCTCAATGGCTCTCTACTTCGAACTGGACCTGGGAAATTCGAGTTTGGGAAGGATAA GTACAATCATTGGTTTGATGGGATGGCACTGCTTCACCAGTTCAGGATGGCAAAGGGCACAGTGACATACAGGAGCAAGTTTCTACAGAGTGATACATATAAGGCCAACAGTGCTAAAAACCGAATTGTGATCTCAGAATTTGGCACACTGGCTCTCCCGGATCCATGCAAGAATGTTTTTGAACGTTTCATGTCCAGGTTTGAGCTGCCTGGTAAAGCTGCAG CCATGACTGACAACACTAATGTCAACTATGTGCGGTACAAGGGTGATTACTACCTCTGCACTGAGACCAACTTTATGAATAAAGTGGACATTGAAACtctggaaaaaacagaaaag GTAGATTGGAGCAAATTTATTGCTGTGAATGGAGCAACTGCACATCCTCATTACGACCCAGATGGAACAGCATACAATATGGGGAACTCCTTTGGGCCATATG GTTTCTCCTATAAGGTTATTCGGGTTCCTCCAGAGAAGGTGGACCTTGGGGAGACAATCCATGGAGCCCAGGTGATATGTTCTATTGCCTCTACAGAGAAGGGGAAACCTTCTTACTACCATAGCTTTG GAATGACAAGGAACTACATAATTTTCATTGAACAACCTCTAAAGATGAACCTGTGGAAAATTGCCACTTCTAAAATTCGGGGAAAGGCCTTTTCAGATGGGATAAGCTGGGAACCCCAGTGTAATACATGGTTTCATGTGGTGGATAAACGCACTGGACAG CTCCTTCCAGGGAGATACTACAGCAAACCTTTTGTTACATTTCATCAAATCAATGCCTTTGAGGACCAGGGCTGTGTTATAATTGATTTGTGCTGTCAAGATAATGGAAGAACCCTAGAAGTTTACCAGTTACAGAATCTCAGGAAGGCTGGGGAAGGGCTTGATCAG GTCTATAATTCAGCAGCCAAATCTTTCCCTCGAAGGTTTGTTTTGCCTTTAAATGTCAGTTTGAATGCCCCTGAGGGAGACAACCTGAGTCCATTGTCCTATACTTCAGCCAGTGCTGTGAAACAGGCTGATGGAACG ATCTGGTGCTCTCATGAAAATCTACATCAGGAGGACCTAGAAAAGGAAGGAGGCATTGAATTTCCTCAGATCTACTATGATCAATTCAGTGGCAAAAAGTATCATTTCTTTTACGGCTGTGGCTTTCGGCATTTGGTGGGGGATTCTCTGATCAAGGTTGATGTGGTGAATAAGACACTGAAG GTTTGGAGAGAAGATGGCTTTTATCCCTCAGAACCTGTTTTTGTTCCAGCACCAGGAACCAATGAAGAAGATGGTGGGGTTATTCTTTCTGTGGTGATCACTCCCAACCAG aatgAAAGCAATTTTCTCCTAGTTTTGGATGCCAAGAACTTTGAAGAGCTGGGCCGAGCAGAGGTACCTGTGCAGATGCCTTATGGGTTCCATGGTACCTTCATACCCATCTGA